A single window of Sparus aurata chromosome 22, fSpaAur1.1, whole genome shotgun sequence DNA harbors:
- the col10a1b gene encoding collagen alpha-1(X) chain: MDLRVTSVLLVLLALAEATPERYYHVPKVSKTPYPVKSHAVRGQDGPAGPPGEPGQPGPMGPPGPPGKSGTGHPGQKGPPGPPGPPGYSQAGKPGTPGGPGKPGSPGLPGERGATGATGPMGPRGAPGANGSPGPAGYSSVGKPGPSGIPGAMGPRGEPGLKGHPGVPGIPGAKGERGIGVPGVQGPPGQVGPMGPSGMPGKPGVGKPGATGYPGEPGKSGMPGRDGSPGSMGAQGPKGHTGAPGTGAPGKPGQNGTPGMPGPMGAKGPQGPAGQPGSPGMPGVGKTGEPGIPGSRGSPGTPGTTGQKGEPGPTGFTGQPGAPGPIGPAGPQGARGFQGEAGPQGPKGDIGMVGAPGPRGSKGEQGAQGFTGKPGTPGAVGPSGIPGHNGAQGPKGSQGHAGPPGLPGSNGAPGLKGHTGPPGAPGKSGESGRPGPMGPSGPSGPAGPQGFKGHPGLPGPPGPAGMTAKGISGPQGPPGIPGARGQDGLPGAAGPPGPPGPPGEMIYHHEKSMPIKSHEVVMSHEMMKAPMSAFSAVLTTAYPPAATPIRFNQVLYNGEHHYEEHTGVFTCQIPGLYYFSYHMHVNGANALVALYRNEEPVIFTYDEYNKGFLDQMSGSTVLMLQAGDRVFVQVPDEESNGIFAADNVHCSFSGFLIAST; the protein is encoded by the exons ATGGACCTGAGGGTAACAAGTGTGCTCCTTGTCCTCCTCGCTTTGGCTGAGGCCACCCCTGAGAGGTACTACCATGTGCCAAAAGTGAGCAAGACACCCTACCCTGTCAAGAGTCATG CTGTTAGAGGCCAAGATGGTCCTGCAGGTCCTCCAGGTGAGCCAGGTCAGCCAGGACCAATGGGACCACCTGGACCTCCTGGAAAGAGTGGTACAGGACATCCTGGACAAAAGGGCCCACCAGGACCCCCTGGCCCCCCTGGCTACTCTCAAGCAGGTAAACCTGGTACCCCAGGTGGTCCTGGGAAACCAGGTAGCCCTGGTCTCCCAGGTGAGAGAGGTGCAACTGGCGCAACTGGACCAATGGGTCCCAGAGGTGCACCTGGTGCAAATGGATCACCTGGACCTGCTGGATATTCTTCTGTTGGAAAACCTGGACCATCTGGCATACCTGGAGCTATGGGACCAAGAGGAGAACCTGGTTTGAAGGGACATCCTGGTGTTCCTGGTATTCCAGGCGCCAAAGGAGAGAGAGGTATTGGAGTTCCTGGGGTTCAAGGACCACCAGGCCAAGTTGGACCAATGGGCCCATCTGGTATGCCTGGCAAACCTGGAGTTGGTAAACCTGGTGCCACTGGCTATCCTGGAGAACCAGGCAAGTCTGGCATGCCAGGAAGAGATGGTAGTCCCGGGTCAATGGGTGCGCAAGGGCCAAAGGGTCATACAGGGGCTCCCGGCACAGGAGCACCAGGGAAACCAGGCCAGAATGGTACCCCAGGTATGCCTGGACCTATGGGCGCTAAAGGTCCACAGGGCCCTGCTGGTCAGCCAGGCTCTCCTGGCATGCCAGGTGTTGGCAAAACAGGTGAGCCTGGAATTCCAGGTAGTAGAGGATCCCCTGGTACTCCTGGAACCACTGGTCAGAAAGGAGAGCCAGGCCCAACCGGTTTTACTGGTCAGCCAGGTGCTCCTGGTCCTATTGGACCAGCTGGTCCACAGGGTGCAAGAGGATTCCAGGGTGAAGCAGGCCCACAAGGACCCAAAGGTGACATTGGTATGGTAGGTGCACCAGGCCCAAGGGGATCCAAAGGTGAGCAGGGAGCTCAGGGTTTCACTGGAAAACCAGGTACCCCTGGAGCAGTAGGTCCATCAGGAATACCTGGTCATAATGGTGCTCAGGGTCCGAAGGGTTCACAGGGCCATGCTGGTCCCCCAGGACTCCCAGGTTCAAACGGCGCCCCAGGATTAAAAGGTCACACCGGCCCCCCAGGAGCACCTGGAAAAAGTGGTGAGAGTGGAAGGCCAGGACCCATGGGACCAAGTGGTCCCTCTGGTCCAGCAGGTCCCCAAGGATTTAAGGGCCACCCAGGGCTTCCAGGCCCACCTGGCCCAGCTGGCATGACAGCTAAGGGAATTTCTGGTCCTCAGGGTCCTCCTGGAATTCCAGgtgccagaggtcaagatggTCTTCCAGGGGCAGCAGGTCCTCCTGGTCCACCTGGCCCACCAGGAGAGATGATTTACCACCATGAGAAGAGTATGCCAATCAAGTCCCACGAGGTTGTGATGTCTCATGAGATGATGAAGGCTCCCATGTCAGCCTTCAGTGCTGTGCTGACCACAGCCTACCCTCCAGCTGCAACCCCTATCAGGTTCAACCAGGTTCTGTACAATGGAGAGCACCATTACGAAGAACACACTGGTGTGTTTACCTGCCAGATTCCAGGCCTCTACTATTTCAGCTATCATATGCATGTCAATGGAGCCAATGCACTGGTGGCTCTCTACAGAAATGAGGAACCAGTTATTTTCACCTATGATGAGTACAACAAGGGCTTCCTGGATCAAATGTCAGGCAGCACTGTTCTTATGCTGCAAGCTGGTGACAGAGTCTTTGTCCAGGTTCCTGATGAGGAGAGTAATGGTATATTTGCAGCAGATAATGTTCACTGCTCTTTCTCTGGGTTCTTGATTGCCTCAACGTGA